The Paracoccus sp. MC1862 genome includes a window with the following:
- a CDS encoding ribonuclease E/G, with protein MAKKMLIDATHPEETRVVVADGTRVDDFDFETLNKRQLAGNIYLAKVTRVEPSLQAAFVDYGGNRHGFLAFAEIHPDYYQIPAADRRALIEEDRAAAEAEEEDSAQERRPRNTRSRSRGGREERAERASQDDAVTKSDAVPGMEVIDASTEQPSAEDAAVESGFSAAGGDAVDPSVEGQGGDANAPEPTPVDAPERAEAQAEAGDSDDDHAEDSGSDDEIESVAEEDVAEEIRPARKPRARRYKIQEVIKVRQIMLVQVVKEERGNKGAALTTYLSLAGRYCVLMPNTARGGGISRKITNVADRKKLKDIAAQLEVPQGAGLIIRTAGSQRTQTEIKRDYEYLMRLWEQIRELTFKSVAPAPIYEEGDLIKRTIRDLYSKDIDEVLVEGERGYCTARDFMAMIMPSQVRAVKHYTDPMPLFTRHGVESYLSGMFNPTVQLKSGGYIVIGITEALVAIDVNSGRATKEGSIEDTAFKTNCEAADEIARQLRLRDLAGLIVIDFIDMDERKNNAAVEKRFKDALKNDRARIQVGRISGFGLMEMSRQRLRPGMLESTTQQCPHCHGTGLIRSDDSMALTILRAIEEEGTRKRSREVLVKAPVAVANYLMNQKREHIATMEARYGLSVRVEADPGLISPDYTLEKFKTATRAVPEPSSAALSVDARLMAQIDEHEDAAEEEIEAEIETEADESAAHEVVEDENGNGSRRRRRRRRRGGRNGDEANDEQHPEDDGEADAEIAEDESGNVEDEAGGDSKPAGSSRSRRSRSRSRRRVEDRGEASGETTGGIIDESRDVPAGAGEPVETGGIPANADGLGDDAEEDAQEADGSAHAPEGAMIEASRASGEEPAREAAEPQAGSVQPQDAGEEAAPVAASDQAVAEADPVLEDAGAQQGEAAAEAIPDERAGEAAMADVAGPATEAEGSPADEAAAGKDTDSPASAVDNAEEYRPEAEPAGTEASGAEAAEGASEAEVAQLEPRAEAATIDEPAAEAEPQPARPKRRGWWSN; from the coding sequence ATGGCAAAGAAAATGCTGATCGACGCCACGCATCCCGAGGAAACCCGGGTCGTCGTGGCGGATGGAACCAGGGTCGACGACTTTGATTTCGAGACCCTGAACAAGCGCCAGTTGGCCGGCAACATCTACCTGGCCAAGGTCACGCGGGTCGAGCCGTCGCTGCAGGCGGCCTTCGTGGATTACGGCGGGAACCGCCACGGATTCCTCGCATTCGCCGAGATTCACCCGGATTACTACCAGATCCCCGCAGCCGACCGCCGCGCGCTGATCGAGGAAGACCGCGCCGCCGCCGAGGCCGAGGAGGAGGACAGCGCGCAGGAGCGCCGTCCCCGGAACACCCGCTCGCGCAGCCGTGGTGGCCGCGAGGAACGGGCCGAGCGCGCCTCGCAGGACGACGCGGTGACGAAATCCGACGCCGTGCCGGGGATGGAGGTCATTGACGCCTCGACTGAACAGCCGTCGGCCGAGGATGCCGCCGTCGAATCCGGCTTCTCGGCGGCTGGTGGCGATGCGGTCGATCCTTCGGTCGAAGGGCAGGGCGGTGATGCCAACGCCCCCGAACCCACCCCCGTTGACGCCCCCGAACGGGCCGAGGCGCAGGCGGAAGCCGGTGATTCGGACGACGACCATGCCGAGGACAGCGGCTCGGACGACGAGATCGAATCCGTCGCCGAGGAGGACGTGGCCGAGGAGATCCGCCCCGCCCGCAAGCCCCGCGCGCGCCGCTACAAGATCCAGGAAGTCATCAAGGTCCGGCAGATCATGCTGGTGCAGGTCGTCAAGGAGGAACGCGGCAACAAGGGCGCGGCGCTGACCACCTACCTGAGCCTCGCCGGCCGCTATTGCGTGCTGATGCCCAACACCGCGCGCGGCGGCGGGATTTCCCGCAAGATCACCAATGTCGCCGACCGCAAGAAGCTGAAGGACATCGCCGCGCAGCTTGAGGTCCCGCAGGGCGCGGGGCTGATCATCCGCACGGCGGGCAGCCAGCGGACGCAGACCGAGATCAAGCGCGACTACGAATACCTCATGCGTTTGTGGGAGCAGATCCGTGAGCTGACCTTCAAGTCGGTCGCGCCCGCGCCGATCTACGAGGAAGGCGACCTCATCAAGCGGACGATCCGCGACCTTTACAGCAAGGACATCGACGAGGTGCTGGTCGAGGGCGAGCGCGGCTATTGCACCGCCCGCGACTTCATGGCGATGATCATGCCCTCGCAGGTCCGCGCCGTGAAGCATTACACCGATCCCATGCCGCTGTTCACGCGGCACGGGGTGGAAAGCTACCTGTCGGGGATGTTCAACCCGACAGTGCAACTGAAATCCGGCGGCTATATCGTCATCGGCATCACCGAGGCGCTGGTCGCCATCGACGTGAACTCGGGGCGGGCGACCAAGGAAGGCTCGATCGAGGATACCGCGTTCAAGACGAACTGCGAGGCGGCGGACGAGATCGCGCGGCAGTTGCGCCTGCGCGACCTTGCCGGGCTGATCGTCATCGACTTCATCGACATGGACGAGCGCAAGAACAACGCCGCCGTGGAAAAACGCTTCAAGGATGCGCTGAAGAACGACCGCGCCCGCATCCAGGTCGGCCGCATCTCGGGCTTCGGCCTGATGGAAATGAGCCGCCAGCGGCTGCGGCCGGGGATGCTGGAATCGACGACCCAGCAATGTCCGCATTGCCACGGCACCGGGCTGATCCGGTCGGATGATTCGATGGCGCTGACGATCCTGCGCGCGATCGAGGAAGAGGGAACCCGCAAGCGGTCCCGCGAGGTGCTCGTCAAGGCGCCGGTCGCGGTCGCGAACTACCTGATGAACCAGAAGCGCGAGCATATCGCCACGATGGAAGCGCGGTATGGCCTGTCGGTGCGGGTCGAGGCTGACCCTGGGCTGATCTCGCCCGACTACACGCTTGAGAAGTTCAAGACGGCGACCCGCGCGGTGCCCGAGCCGAGTTCGGCTGCGCTGTCGGTCGATGCCCGCCTGATGGCGCAGATCGACGAGCACGAGGATGCGGCCGAGGAGGAAATCGAGGCCGAGATCGAGACCGAGGCGGATGAATCCGCGGCGCATGAGGTCGTCGAGGATGAGAACGGCAACGGCTCGCGCCGCCGCCGCCGCCGCCGCCGCCGCGGTGGCCGCAACGGGGACGAGGCGAACGACGAGCAGCATCCGGAGGATGACGGTGAGGCGGATGCCGAAATCGCCGAGGACGAAAGCGGGAATGTGGAGGATGAGGCGGGTGGGGACAGCAAACCTGCCGGTTCCAGCCGCTCGCGCCGCTCGCGGTCACGGTCCCGCCGTCGCGTCGAGGATCGGGGCGAGGCTTCAGGGGAAACCACCGGGGGCATCATCGACGAAAGCCGCGACGTTCCGGCGGGCGCGGGCGAGCCGGTGGAAACCGGCGGCATCCCGGCGAATGCGGACGGGTTGGGTGATGATGCAGAGGAGGATGCGCAGGAGGCCGACGGTTCGGCACACGCGCCCGAAGGTGCGATGATAGAAGCCTCGCGGGCATCCGGTGAAGAGCCTGCCCGTGAAGCTGCCGAGCCGCAGGCTGGAAGCGTTCAGCCGCAGGATGCGGGGGAAGAAGCTGCCCCGGTTGCTGCCTCTGATCAGGCCGTGGCTGAGGCAGATCCGGTGTTGGAAGATGCCGGTGCTCAGCAAGGGGAGGCCGCGGCTGAAGCGATCCCGGACGAGCGCGCAGGCGAGGCTGCGATGGCCGATGTGGCAGGTCCGGCGACCGAGGCTGAGGGCAGCCCCGCCGATGAGGCTGCCGCCGGTAAGGACACCGATAGCCCGGCGTCTGCTGTCGATAATGCAGAAGAATACAGGCCCGAAGCGGAGCCGGCCGGAACGGAGGCTTCAGGCGCCGAAGCGGCTGAGGGCGCGAGCGAGGCAGAGGTTGCTCAGCTTGAGCCTCGGGCTGAGGCTGCGACCATCGACGAGCCTGCAGCCGAGGCCGAGCCGCAGCCTGCGCGGCCCAAGCGGCGCGGCTGGTGGTCGAACTGA
- a CDS encoding ATP-binding protein yields MADRGQEIEDDPGHPAALRARAAARSRLVNRISVVLLLLAAMGAIWWTNVWLTDRFSENTRVRAELRSALYTGNLLSELQRTAVVPLLLARDPALIGALSSKDYATVSARLIAAQKEIGAASIRLLDNSGRTVGATDRKLLGSNYVSAPFYVEALRTNDTVFTVSPGPAGGFDFTYSRAVMRDGRAVGVIVVGADLSRLERSWAGISDAVVVTDSSGQIILSTEPRWRGHGLQDALAVRSAPTAIERAFQVTADWSNRPVDAYVGGKAVMETETRIPFRGWRMTLFTTFDSVRERVNTFLALEIMGFAILMAAGFYILSRRASVQSARYRRESADLRALNNRLTREIAERERMQRELRVAEQTVQQASKLAALGEMSAGVSHELNQPLAAMKTYLAGSRLLLERGRGDEALTSFQRIDDLLDRMGTITRQLKSYARKGGEAFEPVDLRVALSGALTMMEPQLRNRRVRLQRSLPREPVMVFCDRIRLEQVIINLIRNAMDATKQIRDPSIELVVDKLSHAHLSVRDNGPGVEDLEQLFEPFWTTKSPGEGTGLGLAISSGIVADFGGRLTAHNRDSGGAVFDVELPLFEPARHGARPLAAE; encoded by the coding sequence ATGGCAGACCGCGGCCAAGAGATCGAGGACGACCCCGGACATCCCGCCGCGCTGCGCGCGCGCGCGGCCGCACGCAGCCGCCTTGTGAACCGGATCAGCGTCGTCCTGCTGCTGCTGGCGGCGATGGGCGCGATCTGGTGGACCAACGTCTGGCTGACCGATCGGTTCTCGGAAAACACCCGCGTCCGGGCGGAACTGCGCTCGGCGCTTTACACCGGCAACCTTTTGTCCGAACTGCAGCGCACGGCGGTGGTGCCCCTGCTCTTGGCCCGCGACCCGGCGCTGATCGGGGCGCTCAGCAGCAAGGACTACGCCACCGTCTCGGCCCGGCTGATCGCCGCGCAGAAGGAAATCGGCGCGGCCTCGATCCGGCTGCTGGACAACTCGGGCCGCACCGTGGGGGCCACCGACCGCAAGCTTCTGGGCAGCAACTACGTCTCGGCCCCCTTCTATGTCGAGGCGCTGCGGACCAACGACACCGTCTTCACCGTCTCGCCGGGACCCGCCGGCGGCTTCGATTTCACCTACTCCCGCGCGGTGATGCGCGACGGGCGGGCGGTCGGCGTGATCGTGGTCGGGGCCGACCTTTCCCGGCTGGAACGGTCATGGGCGGGGATCTCGGACGCGGTGGTCGTCACCGACAGTTCCGGCCAGATCATCCTGTCCACCGAACCCCGCTGGCGGGGCCATGGCCTGCAGGACGCGCTGGCCGTCAGGTCCGCCCCGACGGCCATCGAGCGCGCTTTCCAGGTCACCGCCGACTGGTCGAACCGACCCGTAGATGCCTATGTCGGCGGCAAGGCGGTGATGGAAACGGAAACCCGCATCCCCTTTCGCGGCTGGCGGATGACGCTGTTCACGACCTTCGATTCGGTGCGCGAAAGGGTGAACACCTTTCTTGCGCTGGAAATCATGGGCTTTGCCATCCTGATGGCGGCGGGCTTCTACATCCTGTCCCGCCGCGCCAGCGTCCAGTCCGCCCGCTATCGCCGCGAATCGGCCGACCTGCGGGCGCTGAACAACCGGCTCACGCGCGAGATCGCCGAACGCGAACGGATGCAGCGCGAATTGCGCGTGGCCGAGCAGACCGTCCAGCAGGCGTCGAAACTGGCCGCGCTGGGCGAGATGTCGGCAGGCGTCAGCCACGAGCTGAACCAGCCCCTTGCCGCGATGAAGACCTATCTCGCCGGCTCGCGCCTGCTCTTGGAACGGGGCCGGGGGGACGAGGCGCTGACCTCGTTCCAGCGCATCGACGACCTTCTGGACCGCATGGGCACGATCACCCGGCAGTTGAAATCCTATGCCCGCAAGGGCGGCGAGGCCTTTGAACCCGTGGACCTGCGCGTGGCCCTGTCGGGCGCGCTGACGATGATGGAACCCCAGTTGCGCAACCGCCGCGTCCGGCTGCAGCGCAGCCTGCCGCGCGAGCCGGTGATGGTCTTCTGCGACCGCATCCGGCTGGAACAGGTCATCATCAACCTGATCCGCAACGCGATGGACGCGACCAAGCAGATCCGCGACCCCTCGATCGAACTGGTGGTGGACAAGCTTTCGCATGCCCATCTGTCGGTCCGGGACAACGGGCCGGGGGTCGAGGACCTGGAACAGTTGTTCGAGCCTTTCTGGACTACGAAAAGCCCCGGCGAGGGCACGGGGCTGGGCCTCGCCATCTCGTCGGGGATCGTTGCCGATTTCGGCGGCCGGCTGACGGCGCATAACCGCGACAGCGGGGGCGCGGTCTTCGATGTCGAGCTGCCATTGTTTGAACCCGCCCGGCATGGCGCAAGGCCGCTGGCTGCGGAATGA
- a CDS encoding sigma-54 dependent transcriptional regulator gives MAQTMTVAIVDDEPDMRESISQWLTLSGFRTESYASAEEALKAIGPDWPGVVISDIRMPGMDGMAFLKRLMGQDSGLPVIMITGHGDVPMAVEAMRLGAMDFMEKPFNPDRMTELAKKATQARRITLDNRALRRDLSEGQQVMSKLVGASPAMDRLREDILDLGQADGHVLIDGETGTGKTLVAHALHAVGPRASKKFVPISCAAYNDEALATRLFGPVEEGLPAVEEARGGTLCLEDIEALSDPLQARLLAFIADQGAPAETRIIAISNARAEGRRAEDSLRPDLFYRLSALKITVPALRQRGEDILSLFTRMTEQFADEYGCEPPQVTAQEAAQLLQAPWPGNIRQLINVAERAVLQNRRGTGSITSLLMGDGEEAQTDATTTEGKPLKEYVESFEKMLIDNTMRRHKGSISAVMDELCLPRRTLNEKMAKYGLSRGDYL, from the coding sequence ATGGCGCAGACGATGACGGTCGCGATCGTGGACGACGAACCCGACATGCGCGAATCGATCAGCCAATGGCTGACGCTGTCGGGCTTCCGCACCGAAAGCTACGCCAGCGCCGAAGAGGCGCTGAAGGCCATCGGCCCCGACTGGCCCGGCGTGGTGATCTCGGACATCAGGATGCCGGGGATGGACGGCATGGCGTTTCTCAAGCGGCTGATGGGGCAGGATTCGGGCCTGCCGGTCATCATGATCACCGGCCACGGCGACGTGCCGATGGCGGTCGAGGCGATGCGGCTGGGCGCGATGGACTTCATGGAAAAGCCCTTCAACCCCGACCGGATGACGGAACTGGCCAAGAAGGCCACGCAGGCCCGCCGGATCACGCTGGACAACCGCGCCCTGCGCCGGGATCTTTCCGAAGGCCAGCAGGTCATGTCCAAGCTGGTCGGCGCCTCGCCCGCGATGGACCGGCTGCGCGAGGATATCCTCGATCTGGGGCAGGCCGACGGCCACGTCCTGATCGACGGCGAGACCGGGACCGGCAAGACGCTGGTGGCCCATGCGCTGCATGCGGTCGGGCCGCGGGCGTCCAAGAAGTTCGTCCCCATCAGTTGCGCCGCCTATAACGACGAGGCGCTGGCGACCCGGCTTTTCGGCCCCGTCGAGGAGGGCCTGCCCGCGGTCGAGGAGGCCCGCGGCGGCACCCTCTGCCTTGAGGATATCGAGGCGCTGTCCGATCCGCTGCAGGCCCGGCTGCTGGCCTTCATCGCCGACCAGGGCGCGCCCGCCGAGACGCGCATCATCGCCATTTCCAACGCCCGCGCCGAGGGCCGCCGGGCCGAGGACAGCCTGCGCCCCGACCTGTTCTACCGCCTGTCGGCGCTGAAGATCACCGTGCCCGCCCTGCGCCAGCGGGGCGAGGACATCCTGTCGCTGTTCACCCGGATGACGGAACAGTTCGCCGACGAATACGGATGCGAGCCGCCCCAGGTGACCGCGCAGGAGGCTGCCCAGCTTCTGCAGGCCCCCTGGCCCGGCAACATCCGCCAGCTCATCAACGTGGCCGAGCGCGCGGTCCTGCAGAACCGGCGCGGCACGGGGTCCATCACCTCGCTGCTGATGGGCGACGGCGAAGAGGCGCAGACCGACGCGACGACAACTGAGGGCAAGCCGCTGAAGGAATATGTCGAAAGCTTCGAGAAGATGCTGATCGACAACACCATGCGCCGCCACAAGGGCTCGATCAGCGCGGTGATGGACGAGCTTTGCCTGCCGCGCCGGACGCTGAACGAGAAGATGGCGAAATACGGCCTGAGCCGCGGCGACTATCTCTAG
- a CDS encoding PaaI family thioesterase, whose product MQPHEIQAFIAREFPQVSGYSVTRVDGEGVGMRLAVEHRHLRPGGTVSGPTMFELADLAMYAAVLSRIGPVALTVTTGASIDFMRRPAAGRDLLAECRLLKLGRVLAVGDVLVRSQGMEEPVARASLTYSIPPKTGE is encoded by the coding sequence ATGCAACCGCACGAGATTCAGGCGTTCATCGCCCGCGAGTTCCCGCAGGTCAGCGGCTACAGCGTCACAAGGGTGGACGGCGAAGGCGTGGGGATGCGGCTGGCGGTCGAGCACCGGCATCTGCGTCCGGGCGGGACGGTCTCGGGCCCGACGATGTTCGAGTTGGCAGACCTGGCCATGTATGCCGCGGTTCTGTCGCGGATCGGTCCGGTGGCCCTGACGGTGACGACCGGGGCCAGCATCGACTTCATGCGCAGGCCCGCGGCCGGGCGCGACTTGCTGGCCGAGTGCCGGCTGCTGAAGCTAGGGCGGGTCCTTGCAGTCGGGGACGTGCTGGTCCGCAGCCAGGGCATGGAGGAGCCGGTAGCGCGAGCATCGCTGACCTATTCGATTCCGCCGAAAACAGGCGAGTAG
- the rplM gene encoding 50S ribosomal protein L13 gives MKTYTAKPAEIEKKWILIDAEGVVLGRLATIVASRLRGKHKPTFTPHMDMGDNVIIINADKVQMTGDKRDDKKYYWHTGYPGGIKHRTARQVLEGAHPERVVIKAVERMISRNKLGKQQMTNLRVYAGDQHPHEAQQPEVLDVKAMNPKNTRSA, from the coding sequence ATGAAGACCTATACCGCGAAACCGGCGGAGATCGAGAAGAAGTGGATCCTGATCGACGCCGAGGGCGTCGTTCTGGGCCGCCTCGCCACGATCGTCGCCAGCCGCCTGCGCGGCAAGCACAAGCCGACCTTCACGCCGCACATGGACATGGGCGACAACGTGATCATCATCAACGCCGACAAGGTGCAGATGACCGGCGACAAGCGTGACGACAAGAAATACTACTGGCACACCGGCTATCCGGGCGGGATCAAGCACCGCACCGCCCGCCAGGTGCTGGAAGGCGCCCATCCCGAGCGCGTCGTCATCAAGGCCGTCGAGCGCATGATCAGCCGCAACAAGCTGGGCAAGCAGCAGATGACCAACCTGCGCGTCTATGCCGGCGACCAGCACCCGCACGAGGCCCAGCAGCCCGAAGTGCTGGACGTCAAAGCGATGAACCCCAAGAACACCCGGAGCGCCTGA
- a CDS encoding cytochrome c biogenesis CcdA family protein → MFGIELADAAILPAALVAMLAGILSFLSPCVLPIVPPYLAYMTGVKVSALKERQRSAVLPALFFVMGLSTVFLLMGYAASAFGRAFLQYQPMLVTISGIFVILLGLHFLHVFRIPILDREARIEAGDKGGTAMGAYLLGLAFAFGWTPCIGPQLSMILTLAATEPARGTTLLGIYALGLGIPFLLSAIFIERSIGLMNRLKRHMGVIERISGVLLIGVGVLLLTGWLGVISYWLLETFPALGVIG, encoded by the coding sequence ATGTTTGGGATCGAACTTGCCGACGCCGCCATCCTGCCGGCGGCCCTTGTCGCCATGCTGGCGGGAATCCTGTCCTTCCTGTCGCCCTGCGTCCTGCCGATCGTGCCGCCCTATCTGGCTTACATGACCGGGGTGAAGGTCTCGGCCCTGAAGGAACGCCAGCGCAGCGCGGTGCTGCCGGCGCTGTTCTTCGTCATGGGGCTGTCCACCGTCTTCCTGCTGATGGGCTATGCGGCCTCGGCCTTTGGCCGGGCCTTCCTGCAGTATCAGCCGATGCTGGTGACGATCTCGGGCATCTTCGTGATCCTGCTGGGGCTGCATTTCCTGCATGTCTTCCGCATCCCGATCCTCGACCGCGAGGCGCGGATCGAGGCGGGGGACAAGGGTGGCACGGCGATGGGGGCCTATCTGCTGGGCCTCGCCTTCGCCTTTGGCTGGACGCCCTGCATCGGGCCGCAATTGTCCATGATCCTGACGCTGGCCGCGACCGAGCCCGCTCGCGGCACGACCCTGCTGGGAATCTATGCGCTGGGCCTCGGCATCCCGTTCCTGCTGTCGGCGATCTTCATCGAGCGGTCCATCGGGCTGATGAACCGGCTGAAGCGGCACATGGGGGTGATCGAGCGGATCTCGGGCGTGCTGCTGATCGGGGTGGGCGTGCTGCTTCTGACCGGCTGGCTGGGCGTCATCAGCTACTGGCTGCTGGAAACCTTTCCGGCGCTGGGCGTCATTGGCTGA
- a CDS encoding MBL fold metallo-hydrolase, which yields MRLNRRQTLAAALAAGTAASLPAMLRAQAAVPAASSAGAPEFLTPFEHASLMLTLGGQRILVDPVGDAGQYAAAGTPTAVLVTHEHGDHFDPDTLAAIVTEGVALVVNPAVAEKLPEDLRARATVMANGDSGEVAGIPIEAVPAYNITPERMQYHPQGRDNGYVLTSPDHGRIYIAGDTEATPEFRAQADIAVAFVPMNLPYTMEVDQAVEGVAEMAPRMVTPYHHKGSDPAEFAEKLQATGAGTEVVIVDWYPASDNPTGE from the coding sequence ATGCGCCTGAACCGACGCCAGACCCTCGCCGCCGCGCTCGCCGCAGGGACCGCCGCCAGCCTGCCCGCGATGCTGCGGGCGCAGGCCGCCGTTCCTGCCGCCAGCAGCGCCGGGGCGCCGGAGTTCCTGACGCCCTTCGAGCACGCCAGCCTGATGCTGACCCTGGGCGGCCAGCGCATCCTTGTCGATCCGGTGGGGGACGCCGGGCAATATGCCGCGGCGGGCACGCCCACGGCGGTGCTGGTCACGCATGAGCATGGCGACCATTTCGACCCCGACACACTGGCTGCCATCGTCACCGAGGGCGTGGCGCTGGTCGTCAACCCCGCCGTGGCCGAAAAGCTGCCCGAGGACCTGCGCGCCCGCGCCACAGTCATGGCCAACGGCGACAGCGGCGAGGTCGCGGGCATCCCGATCGAGGCCGTGCCCGCTTATAACATCACGCCCGAGCGGATGCAGTATCACCCGCAGGGCCGCGACAACGGCTATGTCCTGACCTCGCCCGACCACGGCCGCATCTATATCGCCGGCGACACCGAGGCCACGCCCGAGTTCCGCGCGCAGGCCGACATCGCGGTCGCCTTCGTACCGATGAACCTGCCCTACACGATGGAGGTGGATCAGGCGGTGGAAGGCGTGGCGGAAATGGCCCCGCGCATGGTCACCCCCTATCACCACAAGGGCAGCGACCCGGCCGAGTTCGCCGAAAAGCTGCAGGCGACGGGGGCCGGGACCGAGGTCGTGATCGTGGACTGGTATCCCGCCTCGGACAATCCCACGGGCGAGTGA
- the rpsI gene encoding 30S ribosomal protein S9: MAEDIKSLDQLRDAVTASAGAVQGSTSEEARSLQDAVVREPQRDAQGRAYATGKRKDAVARVWVKPGSGKVTVNGKDMAEYFARPVLQMILRQPFDIAGVANQYDVYATVAGGGLSGQAGAVKHGISKALQLHEPSLRGALKAAGFLTRDPRVVERKKYGRAKARRSFQFSKR; this comes from the coding sequence ATGGCCGAAGACATCAAATCGCTGGACCAGTTGAGGGATGCGGTCACGGCCAGTGCCGGCGCCGTCCAGGGCTCGACCTCGGAAGAAGCGCGCAGCCTGCAGGACGCAGTCGTCCGTGAACCGCAGCGCGACGCGCAGGGCCGTGCCTATGCCACCGGCAAGCGCAAGGACGCGGTGGCCCGCGTCTGGGTCAAGCCGGGTTCGGGCAAGGTCACGGTGAACGGCAAGGACATGGCGGAATATTTCGCCCGTCCCGTGCTGCAGATGATCCTGCGCCAGCCCTTCGACATCGCAGGCGTCGCCAACCAGTATGACGTCTATGCAACTGTTGCGGGCGGGGGGCTCTCGGGCCAGGCCGGTGCGGTGAAGCACGGCATCTCGAAGGCGCTGCAGTTGCATGAGCCCAGCCTGCGCGGCGCGCTGAAGGCCGCGGGCTTCCTGACCCGCGATCCGCGCGTGGTCGAGCGTAAGAAATACGGCAGGGCCAAGGCGCGCCGGTCGTTCCAGTTCTCGAAGCGCTGA
- a CDS encoding enoyl-CoA hydratase: MANAGELIRREDHGPVARLVMTSGANYNALSIEMIAALTEAFSGIADQPVRAVILAAEGKAFSAGHDLRQMQAAREGDDGGRAAYESLFAECATLMQAIGALPQPVIAEVQGIATAAGCQLVASCDMAVAAEGVRFGVNGINIGLFCATPMVALTRAIHPRAAFEMLVTGEFIDAQRARELGLVNRVVPPEKLAEETMALAQLVATKLPAAVRLGKRAFREQLGQSLADAYRQTGAVMCENLMLPDTDEGLTAFLEKRPPSWAVQPMTPSAGKVSSSQ; the protein is encoded by the coding sequence ATGGCGAACGCAGGTGAACTGATCCGGCGCGAGGATCACGGCCCGGTGGCCCGGCTGGTGATGACCAGCGGCGCCAACTACAACGCGCTGTCGATCGAGATGATCGCCGCGCTGACCGAGGCCTTCTCCGGGATCGCTGACCAGCCCGTGCGCGCGGTGATCCTCGCCGCCGAGGGCAAGGCATTCTCGGCCGGCCACGACCTCAGGCAGATGCAGGCGGCGCGGGAAGGCGATGACGGCGGCCGCGCGGCCTACGAATCCCTGTTCGCCGAATGCGCCACGCTCATGCAAGCCATCGGCGCCCTGCCCCAGCCGGTCATCGCCGAGGTGCAGGGCATCGCCACCGCCGCTGGCTGCCAGCTTGTCGCCAGTTGCGACATGGCGGTGGCCGCCGAGGGCGTCCGTTTCGGCGTCAACGGCATCAATATCGGGTTGTTCTGCGCGACCCCGATGGTGGCCCTGACTCGCGCCATCCACCCCCGCGCGGCCTTCGAAATGCTGGTGACGGGCGAGTTCATCGACGCCCAGCGTGCCCGCGAGCTGGGGCTGGTGAACCGCGTCGTCCCGCCCGAAAAGCTGGCCGAGGAAACCATGGCGCTGGCGCAGCTTGTCGCGACAAAGCTGCCGGCGGCCGTGCGGTTGGGCAAGCGCGCCTTCCGCGAGCAACTGGGCCAGAGCCTCGCCGACGCCTACCGGCAGACCGGCGCGGTCATGTGCGAGAACCTGATGCTGCCCGACACGGACGAGGGCCTGACCGCCTTTCTGGAAAAGCGCCCGCCGTCCTGGGCCGTTCAGCCAATGACGCCCAGCGCCGGAAAGGTTTCCAGCAGCCAGTAG
- the purQ gene encoding phosphoribosylformylglycinamidine synthase subunit PurQ, translated as MKAAVITFPGSNCDRDLLVALKSAGAGVSRVWHKDDALPEGTDLVAVPGGFSFGDYLRCGAIAARSPVAAAIRTHAERGGYVLGVCNGFQVLTELGLLPGALMRNAGLTFLCKDAPLRVTARDNPFLSAFSDAEEISLPIAHHDGNYQIDAEGLTRLKAEGRIALTYRAPVNGSVADIAGVLSENRRVLGMMPHPERAAEAAHGGSDGARLFHGLIDSTVAA; from the coding sequence ATGAAAGCCGCCGTCATCACATTCCCCGGTTCCAACTGCGACCGCGACCTCCTCGTTGCGCTGAAGTCCGCGGGCGCCGGGGTTTCCCGCGTCTGGCACAAGGACGACGCGCTGCCCGAAGGGACCGACCTCGTGGCGGTGCCCGGCGGCTTTTCCTTCGGCGACTACCTGCGCTGCGGGGCCATCGCCGCCCGCTCGCCAGTCGCCGCCGCGATTCGCACCCATGCCGAACGGGGCGGCTATGTGCTGGGGGTCTGCAACGGCTTCCAGGTGCTCACGGAACTCGGCCTGCTGCCCGGGGCGCTGATGCGGAACGCGGGGCTGACCTTTCTTTGCAAGGACGCCCCCCTGCGCGTCACGGCCCGCGACAACCCCTTCCTGTCCGCCTTCTCGGACGCCGAGGAGATCAGCCTGCCCATCGCCCACCATGACGGCAACTACCAGATCGACGCCGAAGGGCTGACCCGGCTCAAGGCCGAGGGCCGCATCGCCCTGACCTATCGCGCCCCGGTCAACGGCTCGGTCGCCGACATCGCGGGCGTCTTGTCGGAAAACCGCCGTGTTCTTGGAATGATGCCGCATCCCGAACGCGCCGCGGAAGCGGCGCATGGCGGCTCGGACGGCGCGCGGCTGTTCCACGGGCTGATCGATTCGACCGTCGCCGCGTAA